Proteins encoded in a region of the Geobacillus genomosp. 3 genome:
- a CDS encoding MDR family MFS transporter produces the protein MNSRLSVMVSIILAMLVASMDTTIMNTTMPIIAKELGDFSLYAWTFASYMITTTVLSPIAGRLSDLFGRKKVFSFGILLFLIGSLLCGLSQNMVQLVLFRAVQGVGAGFMMPFPAIIAGDLFPVEKRGKIQAFFTAMWGLSAVLAPLLGSLFVEYATWRWIFYVNIPICLLSLLTLLPYKEVYEPKRAAVDYAGATLFAAAISLLLLVTVVERGQWWYGAAGALLLIVFYYFEKRQPSPLVPMALVHHRTLKWMNINGFVSCVALFGTSSYIPLFLQNVAHLSVFASGVALLGSSVGWMIAAVPAGKWILRYGYRPLLIIGNVLLVISGLLLALLNESHGFWYVFFIMFVQGLSFGLTSTVGVIGSQQLADAHEKGIATSFFMFCRNIGTAIGVTVMGAFLAGAPTFMAGIHHLFLFGLAGSIVALITSFFIRDEAEARGNWQPEGTA, from the coding sequence ATGAACAGCCGCCTGTCTGTTATGGTGAGCATCATCTTGGCGATGCTTGTGGCGTCGATGGACACGACGATCATGAACACGACGATGCCGATCATTGCCAAAGAGCTCGGGGATTTTTCTCTTTATGCGTGGACGTTTGCGTCGTACATGATTACGACGACCGTCCTGTCGCCGATCGCCGGCCGTTTGTCCGATCTATTCGGCCGCAAAAAAGTGTTCAGCTTCGGCATTCTATTATTTTTAATCGGTTCGCTTCTTTGCGGTTTGTCGCAAAACATGGTGCAGCTCGTCTTGTTCCGCGCCGTGCAAGGGGTGGGGGCCGGGTTTATGATGCCGTTTCCGGCCATTATCGCCGGCGATTTGTTTCCTGTGGAAAAACGCGGGAAAATTCAGGCGTTTTTTACGGCCATGTGGGGGCTTTCCGCCGTGTTGGCGCCGCTTTTAGGCTCGCTGTTTGTCGAGTATGCGACATGGCGCTGGATTTTTTATGTCAACATTCCGATTTGCTTGCTCTCCCTGTTGACGCTCCTTCCATATAAAGAAGTGTACGAGCCGAAGCGGGCGGCGGTCGATTATGCCGGGGCAACGCTGTTTGCGGCGGCGATTAGCCTGCTTTTGCTCGTCACGGTCGTCGAGCGGGGGCAATGGTGGTACGGCGCGGCCGGGGCGCTTTTGCTCATTGTTTTTTATTATTTTGAAAAACGGCAGCCATCCCCGCTTGTGCCGATGGCGCTTGTCCATCACCGGACGCTGAAGTGGATGAACATCAACGGGTTTGTCAGCTGTGTTGCCTTGTTTGGGACATCAAGCTATATTCCACTCTTTTTGCAAAATGTCGCCCACTTGTCCGTATTTGCAAGCGGCGTCGCTTTGCTCGGCTCATCGGTCGGCTGGATGATCGCCGCCGTGCCGGCCGGGAAATGGATTTTGCGCTATGGCTATCGCCCGCTGCTGATCATCGGCAACGTGCTGCTTGTGATCTCGGGATTGCTTCTAGCCTTGTTGAATGAAAGCCACGGATTTTGGTACGTCTTTTTCATCATGTTTGTTCAAGGGCTGTCGTTCGGCTTGACGTCAACGGTCGGTGTCATCGGCTCGCAGCAGCTCGCCGATGCTCATGAAAAGGGCATCGCGACATCTTTTTTTATGTTTTGCCGCAACATCGGCACGGCGATCGGCGTCACGGTCATGGGGGCGTTTTTGGCTGGAGCGCCGACATTTATGGCCGGCATTCACCACTTGTTTTTATTTGGCCTGGCCGGCAGCATCGTCGCTCTGATTACGTCGTTTTTTATCCGTGATGAGGCCGAGGCCAGGGGGAATTGGCAGCCGGAAGGGACGGCGTAA
- a CDS encoding methyl-accepting chemotaxis protein: MKMTVRKKLLAGFGLVYVLIALLVGFAYYEISAIDRTYTSVIDNRMPKLVKAKELEVLIQQESSNLRGYLLTGDEALKEDFEKAHEQYKQTSEQLMATLTREETKRLLAELDSLEQQYYALGLKEIELKAQNRTDEYMNLVTTDGHETTKQVGEAVAQFVALQQQEVDKANKDATASASAVQQLIIIVGVLAVAAGAAVSYFISRSLSRPLLVLSEAAKRIAAGDLTETKTGVRNRDEIGELAASFEQMAKNLRGVLHEVAQNAEQVAASSEELAASAEQTSKATEQIAMTIQGVASSMDQQMQSVEETSATVDSMSERIEQISGRAQNVAAIAAETSKQAADGGKTIEASVAQMNKVNATVEQLAEVIKGLGRRSEQIGSIIEAIRNIAAQTNLLALNAAIEAARAGEHGRGFAVVADEVRKLAEQSAESAQQIAELIAAIQEETTHAVQSMESVVHEVVSGTGVIRDSGETFARIRAAVDEVAGQIRGVSSAVSEMAASSEQIVRSVRLVADAAESTSAGAQEVSAATEEQLASMEEISASAASLSKMADDLQSIVSRFSL; encoded by the coding sequence ATGAAAATGACAGTGCGCAAAAAACTGCTGGCCGGCTTCGGCCTCGTCTACGTGTTGATCGCGCTGCTTGTCGGGTTCGCCTATTATGAAATTTCGGCGATTGATCGTACATACACAAGTGTGATTGACAACCGCATGCCGAAGCTTGTCAAGGCGAAAGAGTTGGAAGTGCTGATTCAACAAGAATCTAGCAATTTGCGCGGTTATTTGTTGACAGGCGATGAAGCATTAAAGGAGGACTTTGAAAAAGCGCATGAGCAGTATAAGCAAACGAGCGAACAGCTCATGGCGACGTTGACGCGGGAGGAGACGAAACGGCTGCTTGCTGAGCTCGACTCGCTCGAACAGCAGTACTATGCACTCGGGCTGAAAGAAATCGAATTAAAAGCGCAAAATCGAACGGACGAATATATGAATCTCGTCACGACAGACGGGCATGAGACGACAAAGCAGGTGGGCGAAGCAGTCGCTCAATTCGTCGCCTTGCAGCAGCAGGAAGTGGACAAAGCGAACAAAGATGCGACCGCATCGGCATCTGCAGTCCAACAGCTGATCATCATCGTCGGCGTGTTGGCGGTGGCGGCCGGAGCGGCTGTCAGCTATTTCATCAGCCGCTCGCTCTCCCGCCCGCTGCTTGTGCTGTCAGAAGCGGCGAAGCGGATCGCCGCCGGCGATTTGACGGAGACGAAAACCGGCGTCCGCAACCGCGACGAAATCGGCGAGTTGGCTGCTTCGTTTGAACAAATGGCGAAAAACTTGCGCGGCGTGCTGCATGAAGTGGCGCAAAATGCGGAACAGGTGGCCGCTTCCTCGGAAGAGCTGGCGGCGAGCGCCGAGCAGACGAGCAAAGCGACCGAGCAAATCGCAATGACGATCCAAGGTGTTGCCTCGAGCATGGATCAGCAAATGCAAAGTGTGGAAGAAACGTCCGCTACTGTCGATTCCATGTCTGAGAGAATCGAGCAAATTTCCGGACGGGCGCAAAACGTGGCCGCCATCGCTGCTGAAACGTCGAAACAAGCGGCGGACGGCGGGAAAACGATCGAAGCGAGCGTCGCGCAAATGAACAAAGTGAACGCGACAGTCGAACAGTTGGCCGAAGTGATTAAAGGGCTTGGCCGCCGTTCCGAGCAAATTGGTTCGATTATTGAGGCGATCCGCAATATTGCGGCACAGACGAATTTGCTTGCGTTAAACGCTGCCATTGAGGCGGCGCGCGCCGGCGAGCACGGGCGCGGCTTTGCCGTCGTTGCCGATGAGGTGCGCAAACTGGCCGAGCAGTCAGCGGAATCGGCGCAGCAAATCGCCGAGCTGATCGCCGCTATTCAAGAAGAAACGACCCATGCCGTCCAGTCGATGGAGTCGGTCGTCCATGAGGTAGTGAGCGGGACCGGCGTCATTCGCGATTCGGGTGAAACGTTTGCCCGCATTCGCGCCGCCGTCGACGAAGTTGCGGGCCAAATTCGCGGCGTATCATCGGCGGTCAGCGAAATGGCCGCTTCTTCGGAGCAAATCGTCCGCTCCGTCCGGCTTGTCGCCGATGCGGCCGAATCGACGTCCGCCGGCGCTCAGGAAGTGTCGGCGGCGACCGAAGAACAGTTGGCATCGATGGAGGAAATTTCGGCTTCGGCCGCATCGTTGTCGAAAATGGCGGACGATTTGCAGTCGATTGTCAGCAGGTTTTCATTGTGA
- the miaA gene encoding tRNA (adenosine(37)-N6)-dimethylallyltransferase MiaA produces MAEKVVVVVGPTAVGKTKLGIALAKKLGGEIISGDSMQIYKGMDIGTAKVKPNETDGIPHHLLDIKEPCEPFSVVEFQRLCRALIADISARGRLPIIVGGTGLYIQAAIYDYQFSDAPSDEAYRRALRQLAAEQGTEALHRRLEEVDPESAARIHPHNVRRVIRALEVYHCTGKPFSEWQQGQQRRLLYEAVIIGLTAERSVLYRRINERVDQMIAEGLIDEARALYDRGFRDCQAVQAIGYKELYDYFDGHVSLEEAVEQLKQNSRRYAKRQLTWFRNQMPVEWFDMTDREMFPARVEEIFRYIAGKFQLEANI; encoded by the coding sequence ATGGCAGAAAAAGTCGTTGTTGTTGTCGGGCCGACAGCAGTCGGCAAAACGAAGCTCGGCATCGCATTGGCGAAAAAGCTGGGCGGAGAGATCATCAGCGGCGATTCGATGCAAATTTATAAAGGAATGGACATCGGCACCGCGAAAGTGAAGCCGAACGAAACGGATGGGATTCCGCACCATTTGCTTGACATTAAAGAGCCGTGCGAACCGTTTTCCGTCGTTGAATTTCAGCGGCTTTGCCGCGCCCTCATCGCCGACATTTCCGCGCGCGGCCGGCTGCCGATCATCGTCGGCGGCACCGGGCTGTACATTCAAGCGGCCATTTACGACTATCAGTTTTCCGATGCCCCTTCTGATGAAGCGTACCGCCGGGCGCTTCGACAGCTGGCGGCCGAACAGGGGACTGAGGCGCTTCATCGGCGGCTTGAGGAGGTCGACCCGGAAAGTGCGGCGCGCATTCACCCGCATAACGTCCGCCGCGTCATCCGCGCTTTAGAAGTGTATCATTGCACCGGGAAACCGTTCAGTGAGTGGCAACAGGGCCAGCAACGGCGGCTCTTGTACGAGGCGGTCATCATCGGGTTGACGGCAGAGCGAAGCGTGCTTTACCGGCGCATCAACGAACGGGTCGACCAAATGATTGCTGAAGGGCTGATTGATGAGGCGAGGGCGCTTTATGACCGCGGGTTTCGTGACTGCCAGGCGGTGCAGGCGATCGGCTACAAAGAGCTGTACGATTATTTTGACGGCCATGTCTCCTTGGAGGAAGCGGTCGAGCAGCTGAAGCAAAATTCGCGTCGCTATGCAAAACGGCAGCTGACATGGTTTCGCAACCAAATGCCGGTCGAATGGTTTGACATGACCGATCGTGAGATGTTCCCGGCAAGAGTGGAGGAGATTTTTCGTTACATAGCAGGAAAGTTTCAACTTGAAGCGAATATATAA
- the hfq gene encoding RNA chaperone Hfq: MKSTINIQDQFLNQLRKESIQVTVFLLNGFQLRGYIKGFDNFTVLLEVQGKQQLIYKHAISTFAPERNIQFETEQQ, translated from the coding sequence ATGAAATCGACGATCAACATTCAAGACCAGTTTTTAAACCAGCTGCGCAAAGAGAGCATCCAAGTCACTGTTTTCTTATTGAACGGCTTTCAGCTGCGCGGGTATATTAAAGGGTTTGACAATTTCACCGTGCTTTTGGAAGTGCAAGGGAAACAGCAGCTCATCTACAAGCATGCCATTTCAACGTTTGCGCCGGAGCGGAACATCCAGTTTGAAACCGAGCAGCAGTAA
- the spoVK gene encoding stage V sporulation protein K yields the protein MSELTMNKAKGQINIVLNSKTVNHLVKDERNDWFDGEEHQALRNIQKELDQLIGLDHVKKIVKEVYAWLYINRMRKENGLKVNRQALHMIFKGNPGTGKTTVARLLGKLFFEMNVLSKGHFIEAERADLVGEYIGHTANKTRDLIKKARGGILFIDEAYSLARGGEKDFGKEAIDTLVKGMEDYCDDLVVILAGYPKEMDYFLSLNPGLPSRFPLTIEFPDYTVEELVQIAKQMLREREYEMTPEAERKLCVHLEGTLEAAGRLKFSNGRYVRNLIEKAIRKQAVRLLHEGRYDKKELMTIRDRDFVFHT from the coding sequence TTGTCAGAATTGACGATGAACAAGGCGAAAGGGCAAATTAATATTGTGCTCAATTCCAAAACGGTCAACCATTTAGTAAAAGACGAGCGAAACGATTGGTTTGACGGCGAAGAGCATCAGGCGCTTCGCAACATCCAAAAAGAACTTGACCAGCTGATCGGGCTCGACCATGTGAAAAAGATCGTCAAGGAAGTGTACGCCTGGCTGTACATTAACCGGATGCGCAAAGAAAACGGCCTAAAAGTGAACCGCCAGGCGCTTCATATGATTTTTAAAGGCAACCCCGGCACGGGAAAAACGACGGTGGCGCGTTTGCTCGGCAAGTTGTTTTTTGAGATGAACGTGCTGTCGAAAGGGCATTTCATCGAGGCGGAGCGGGCCGACTTAGTTGGGGAATATATTGGGCATACGGCGAACAAAACGCGCGATTTAATCAAAAAAGCGCGCGGCGGCATTTTGTTTATCGATGAGGCGTATTCGCTCGCCCGCGGCGGAGAAAAAGACTTCGGCAAGGAGGCGATCGATACGCTCGTGAAAGGGATGGAAGACTATTGCGACGATTTGGTCGTCATTTTAGCCGGCTATCCGAAAGAAATGGACTATTTTTTGTCATTGAACCCTGGTTTGCCGTCGCGTTTCCCGCTGACGATTGAGTTTCCGGACTATACGGTCGAGGAGCTCGTGCAAATCGCCAAACAAATGCTGCGTGAGCGCGAATACGAAATGACGCCGGAGGCCGAGCGGAAACTATGCGTCCATCTCGAGGGGACGCTTGAGGCCGCCGGGCGCCTCAAATTCAGCAACGGCCGCTATGTGCGCAATTTGATTGAAAAGGCGATCCGTAAGCAGGCGGTCCGGCTTTTGCATGAAGGGCGCTATGACAAAAAGGAATTGATGACGATTCGCGACCGTGATTTCGTCTTCCATACGTAA
- a CDS encoding fatty acid--CoA ligase, with amino-acid sequence MYMTIGEMLSQTVRKFPNREAVVEVATGRRYTYAEWEREVNRWANAFQEAGVRKGDRVSTVLYNTLELATALFACAKIGAVFNPINFRLKAEEIAYILTDAEPKIVLFERAVERELAAIHDRFPHIAFWSIDRDPPPFAKSAHEQAGRAREEAPSVQVEEDDLYAIMYTSGTTGRPKGVMHRHRDMIEQSVLCHGVMRIRETDRGLAAAPLFHCAELHCCLLPRVHAGAASIILHHFDAKLVLKTIERERITVLFGAPTMWNMMLQENVSGYDLSSLRLGLYGAAPMAPALVRQCQERLGIGLVQAYGMTEMGPAVTFLLEDEQLNKAGSAGRACLNHEIRVVRAREDGPSDPDEMLPPYEVGEIVMRGPCMMAGYYKREEATEKALYKGWYHSGDLGYLDEDGYLYVADRVDDMVISGGENVYPREVEDVLYEHPKVLDVAVLGEPDELWGEKVVAFVVKKDISLTADELEQFCKTSDRLAPYKRPRAYYFIDALPRNASGKIQKFLLREQLKKRAADGTEKMRSNRKEG; translated from the coding sequence TTGTATATGACGATTGGGGAGATGTTGTCCCAAACCGTGCGAAAGTTTCCGAACCGAGAGGCGGTCGTCGAAGTGGCGACCGGGCGTCGCTATACGTATGCCGAATGGGAGCGGGAAGTCAACCGGTGGGCGAATGCGTTTCAGGAAGCCGGCGTGCGCAAAGGCGACCGCGTTTCCACCGTCTTGTACAACACGCTTGAACTGGCCACCGCCTTGTTCGCCTGCGCCAAAATCGGCGCCGTGTTCAATCCGATCAACTTTCGGCTGAAAGCGGAAGAAATCGCCTATATTTTAACGGACGCCGAGCCGAAAATCGTCTTGTTTGAGCGGGCGGTGGAGCGGGAGTTGGCCGCCATTCATGACCGCTTTCCGCACATCGCCTTTTGGTCGATTGACCGCGATCCGCCGCCGTTTGCCAAAAGCGCCCATGAACAGGCGGGGCGGGCTCGGGAGGAAGCACCGTCCGTTCAGGTGGAAGAAGATGATCTTTACGCCATTATGTACACAAGCGGTACGACCGGGCGTCCGAAAGGGGTCATGCACCGGCATCGCGACATGATCGAGCAAAGCGTCCTTTGCCATGGGGTGATGCGCATCCGCGAAACGGACCGCGGGCTGGCGGCGGCGCCTTTATTCCATTGCGCCGAGCTGCATTGCTGCCTGCTGCCGCGCGTGCACGCCGGGGCGGCGAGCATCATTTTGCACCATTTTGACGCCAAGCTTGTGCTTAAAACGATTGAGCGGGAGCGGATTACCGTTTTATTCGGTGCGCCGACAATGTGGAACATGATGCTTCAGGAAAATGTAAGCGGTTACGACTTGTCGTCGCTCCGCCTCGGCTTATATGGCGCCGCCCCGATGGCCCCGGCGCTTGTTAGGCAGTGCCAGGAGCGGCTTGGCATCGGGCTCGTGCAAGCGTACGGCATGACGGAAATGGGGCCGGCGGTGACGTTTTTGCTTGAGGATGAGCAGCTGAACAAAGCAGGCTCCGCCGGGCGCGCCTGCTTGAACCATGAAATTCGCGTCGTCCGCGCGCGTGAGGATGGTCCGTCCGACCCGGATGAGATGCTGCCGCCATATGAAGTCGGTGAGATCGTGATGCGCGGGCCGTGCATGATGGCTGGCTACTACAAGCGCGAGGAAGCGACGGAAAAAGCGTTGTACAAAGGCTGGTACCATTCCGGCGATCTCGGCTATCTTGACGAAGACGGCTATTTGTACGTCGCCGATCGGGTCGATGACATGGTGATCAGCGGCGGGGAAAACGTGTATCCACGCGAAGTGGAGGACGTGTTGTACGAACATCCGAAAGTGCTTGATGTCGCCGTGCTCGGCGAACCAGACGAGCTGTGGGGCGAAAAAGTGGTCGCGTTTGTCGTCAAAAAGGATATCAGCCTTACCGCCGATGAGCTCGAGCAGTTTTGCAAGACGAGCGACCGCCTCGCCCCTTATAAGCGGCCGCGCGCCTACTATTTCATTGACGCCTTGCCGCGCAACGCGAGCGGCAAAATCCAAAAGTTTTTGCTGCGCGAACAGCTGAAAAAACGGGCGGCGGACGGAACGGAGAAAATGCGATCGAACAGAAAAGAGGGATGA
- a CDS encoding acyl-CoA dehydrogenase family protein: protein MAARYLREEHHIFRDAFRKFLEKEAYPYYNEWEQRGIIPRSFWAKMGENGFLCPWVDETYGGFGADFAYSVVINEELEKVGSSLVGIGLHNDIVVPYIAAYGTEEQKQKWLPKCVSGELITAIAMTEPGAGSDLANISTTAIKDGDDYIVNGQKTFITNGIHADLIIVACKTDPQANPPHRGISLLVVERDTPGFTRGRKLDKVGLHAQDTAELFFQEAKVPASNLLGEEGKGFYYLMEKLQQERLVVAIAAQTAAEVMFSLTKQYVKQRSAFGRRVSGFQTVQFRLAEMATEIALGRTFVDRVIEEHMAGKQIVTEVSMAKWWITEMAKRVAAEAMQLHGGYGYMEEYEIARRYRDIPVSAIYAGTNEMMKTIIARQLDL, encoded by the coding sequence GTGGCAGCCCGCTATTTGCGCGAGGAGCACCATATTTTCCGCGACGCATTCCGCAAGTTTTTAGAGAAAGAAGCGTATCCGTACTACAACGAATGGGAGCAGCGCGGCATCATTCCGCGGTCATTTTGGGCGAAAATGGGCGAAAACGGCTTTCTTTGTCCGTGGGTGGATGAAACGTATGGGGGATTTGGCGCCGATTTTGCTTACTCAGTCGTCATCAATGAGGAACTGGAAAAGGTTGGTTCAAGTCTTGTCGGCATCGGCTTGCACAACGACATTGTTGTGCCGTACATTGCGGCATACGGCACCGAAGAACAAAAACAAAAATGGCTGCCGAAATGCGTCAGCGGCGAACTCATTACGGCAATCGCCATGACCGAGCCGGGCGCCGGATCGGATTTGGCGAACATTTCCACGACGGCCATCAAAGACGGCGATGATTACATCGTCAACGGGCAAAAAACGTTCATCACGAACGGCATTCATGCCGATTTGATCATCGTCGCCTGCAAAACCGACCCGCAGGCGAACCCCCCGCACCGCGGCATCAGCCTGCTTGTCGTCGAACGCGATACGCCGGGGTTCACACGCGGCCGGAAGCTTGACAAAGTCGGGCTGCACGCCCAAGATACCGCCGAGCTGTTTTTCCAAGAGGCAAAAGTGCCGGCATCTAACTTGCTCGGCGAGGAAGGAAAAGGATTTTATTATTTGATGGAAAAACTTCAGCAGGAGCGGTTGGTCGTCGCTATCGCTGCGCAAACGGCAGCGGAAGTGATGTTCTCGTTGACCAAACAATATGTGAAACAGCGGTCCGCATTCGGCAGGCGGGTGAGCGGGTTTCAAACCGTTCAGTTTCGCCTTGCGGAAATGGCGACCGAAATCGCCCTCGGGCGCACGTTTGTCGACCGTGTTATTGAAGAGCATATGGCGGGAAAACAGATCGTCACGGAAGTGTCGATGGCGAAATGGTGGATTACGGAAATGGCGAAACGCGTCGCCGCCGAGGCGATGCAGCTGCACGGTGGCTACGGCTATATGGAAGAATACGAGATCGCCCGGCGCTACCGCGATATCCCGGTCAGCGCCATCTACGCCGGGACGAACGAGATGATGAAAACGATCATCGCTCGGCAGTTAGACTTGTAG
- a CDS encoding CaiB/BaiF CoA transferase family protein encodes MLDGIMVLDFSHYLPGPFASWRLAQLGADVIKIEPPSGDRLRPFAGGRLFAAYNAGKKSVALDLKTEKGRNQARRLAARADVLIESFRPGVMARLGLGYDDVRRDNERIIYCSISGFGQRSGRSLLGSHDLNYMALSGLLAQLADDSGRPVHPNVTLADFIGGMAAAERILAALFAREKTGAGAHLDVSLVDGLAAMMAGHFAIEHGGGPKNGLAELSGEVVCYQLYETKDGRYMSLAALEPHFWRQFCEAVSRPEWIGAQWAPARPGEAVYDGLVALFREKTLDEWRAFAETVDACLAPVLETREAKEWFADHRLRHLVRLRPDGAWTAAHGSDGRWEDGAAVPNTNEHAYLLREGE; translated from the coding sequence GTGCTGGACGGCATTATGGTACTTGACTTTTCCCATTATTTGCCCGGTCCGTTTGCCAGCTGGCGCCTTGCGCAGCTTGGAGCGGACGTCATCAAAATCGAGCCGCCATCCGGCGACCGGCTGCGTCCGTTCGCCGGGGGCCGGCTGTTTGCCGCCTACAACGCCGGCAAAAAAAGCGTCGCTTTAGACTTAAAGACCGAGAAAGGGCGCAACCAAGCCCGGCGGCTTGCCGCCCGCGCCGACGTGTTGATTGAAAGCTTCCGACCCGGGGTGATGGCGCGGCTTGGGCTCGGCTATGACGATGTGCGCCGTGACAATGAAAGGATCATTTACTGTTCGATCAGCGGCTTTGGCCAACGGAGCGGGCGCTCGTTGCTCGGCAGCCATGATTTGAACTACATGGCGCTTTCCGGCTTGTTGGCGCAGCTCGCTGATGACAGCGGCCGCCCAGTTCACCCGAACGTGACGCTCGCCGATTTTATCGGCGGCATGGCGGCGGCCGAACGCATTTTGGCGGCCTTGTTTGCCCGTGAGAAAACGGGAGCCGGCGCACATTTGGACGTCTCGCTTGTCGATGGCCTGGCGGCGATGATGGCCGGCCATTTCGCCATTGAGCACGGCGGCGGACCGAAAAACGGTTTGGCCGAGCTTTCCGGTGAGGTGGTGTGCTACCAGCTGTATGAGACAAAAGACGGCCGCTATATGAGTTTGGCAGCGCTCGAGCCGCACTTTTGGCGGCAATTTTGCGAAGCGGTCAGCCGTCCGGAATGGATCGGGGCGCAATGGGCGCCGGCACGGCCGGGGGAAGCGGTATATGACGGGCTTGTCGCCTTGTTCCGCGAAAAGACATTGGACGAGTGGCGCGCGTTCGCCGAAACGGTCGATGCCTGTCTCGCCCCGGTGCTCGAAACAAGAGAGGCGAAGGAATGGTTTGCTGATCATCGGCTTCGCCATCTCGTCCGGCTGCGGCCGGATGGCGCCTGGACGGCGGCGCATGGATCGGATGGCCGATGGGAGGACGGCGCAGCCGTCCCGAACACGAATGAACACGCCTACTTATTAAGGGAGGGGGAATGA
- a CDS encoding long-chain fatty acid--CoA ligase: protein MMKTPLNISMMLERAELFFPAKQVVSRMKGGIVRHTYKEIGERTRRLSSVLKRLGVEVGDRVGTFAWNHHRHLEAYFAIPGIGAVLHTINIRLSAQHIAYIINHADDRVLLIDDDLLPAIEAVKDEISNVRAFIIMTDKDELPETTLSPVYHYEKLLADGDPSFPFLKDLDEYRPAGMCYTSATTGAPKGVVYTHRSTVLHAMALGLADTQGLCERDVIMPVVPMFHVNAWGLPFAATWFGSTIVMPGPAFTPTVLAELIDAERVTITAGVPTIWLGLLQELEKGTYDVSSLTRVICGGSAAPKGVIRTFEEKYGIPFIHAYGMTETSPLVLVSRPKSYQDGLSYEEKLDIRAKQGLLAPGLEMKVIGQNGPVRWDGKEMGELCLRGPWIAAEYYNDERTKDSFRDGWLHTGDVVTVDEEGFVKIVDRTKDVIKSGGEWISSVDLENALMAHEAVFEAAVVAVPHPKWQERPIACVVLKEGKNVTKEELYDFLRPQFTKWWLPDDIVFLDEIPKTSVGKFLKRKLRDELAARYADAATE from the coding sequence ATGATGAAAACACCGTTAAACATTTCGATGATGCTCGAGCGGGCGGAGCTGTTTTTCCCGGCGAAACAAGTCGTCTCGCGCATGAAAGGGGGCATTGTCCGCCATACATACAAGGAGATCGGCGAGCGAACGCGGCGGTTGTCAAGCGTGTTAAAACGGCTTGGCGTCGAGGTCGGCGACCGCGTCGGCACGTTCGCGTGGAACCATCACCGCCATTTGGAAGCGTATTTTGCCATTCCCGGCATCGGGGCGGTGCTTCATACGATCAACATTCGCCTTTCGGCGCAGCATATCGCCTACATCATCAACCATGCCGATGACCGCGTCCTGCTGATTGACGACGATTTGCTCCCGGCGATCGAGGCGGTCAAAGACGAGATCTCGAACGTGCGCGCCTTTATTATCATGACTGATAAGGATGAGCTGCCGGAAACGACGCTTTCGCCGGTGTACCATTACGAAAAGCTGCTCGCGGATGGCGATCCTTCCTTTCCATTTTTAAAAGACCTCGATGAATACCGACCGGCCGGTATGTGCTATACGTCGGCGACAACAGGTGCTCCGAAAGGGGTCGTCTATACGCACCGAAGCACCGTCCTGCACGCGATGGCGCTCGGGTTGGCTGACACGCAAGGGCTGTGCGAGCGCGATGTCATCATGCCGGTCGTGCCGATGTTCCATGTCAACGCCTGGGGACTGCCGTTTGCCGCCACGTGGTTCGGCTCGACGATCGTCATGCCGGGGCCGGCGTTTACGCCGACAGTGCTTGCCGAGCTCATTGATGCTGAGCGGGTGACGATCACGGCCGGCGTGCCGACGATTTGGCTTGGACTCTTGCAAGAATTGGAGAAAGGAACCTACGATGTCAGCAGCTTAACGCGTGTCATTTGCGGCGGGTCGGCCGCACCGAAAGGGGTCATCCGGACGTTCGAAGAAAAGTACGGCATTCCGTTTATTCACGCATACGGGATGACGGAAACGAGCCCGTTGGTGCTCGTCTCGCGTCCGAAAAGCTATCAAGACGGACTGTCATACGAGGAGAAGCTCGACATTCGCGCCAAACAAGGGCTGCTGGCGCCGGGTCTTGAAATGAAAGTGATCGGCCAAAACGGCCCGGTCCGCTGGGACGGGAAGGAAATGGGTGAGCTTTGCCTGCGCGGGCCGTGGATTGCCGCCGAATATTACAACGATGAGCGGACGAAAGACTCGTTCCGCGACGGCTGGCTCCATACCGGCGATGTCGTCACCGTCGACGAAGAAGGGTTTGTGAAAATCGTCGACCGGACGAAAGATGTCATTAAAAGCGGCGGAGAATGGATTTCGTCGGTTGATTTGGAAAACGCCCTTATGGCGCACGAGGCGGTGTTTGAAGCGGCGGTCGTCGCCGTGCCGCATCCGAAATGGCAAGAGCGGCCGATTGCCTGCGTCGTGCTGAAAGAAGGGAAAAATGTCACAAAAGAAGAGCTGTACGACTTTTTGCGTCCGCAGTTCACGAAATGGTGGCTGCCGGATGACATTGTATTTCTTGATGAAATTCCGAAAACGAGCGTCGGCAAATTTTTAAAGCGGAAGCTGCGCGATGAGCTGGCGGCGCGCTATGCCGATGCGGCGACGGAGTAA